Proteins encoded by one window of Candidatus Tanganyikabacteria bacterium:
- a CDS encoding ABC transporter permease — translation MNLAKLFWAEVVREFTLLFRYPLETVSRLIWNLGFALLIFYGFEAVVGPGAGSLPGFEEGNRGRLLGLLTTYIAMNGLNNAAELLAEEVQTGTLEQAALSPPPLTVVVLLRDLASFVEMLARFALVLFIAAFITGVTFHWDVPAIALLLTLMYLGTEGIGLALGGAALLYKRIATLSQFAIMLVFGLAMFPLEAVPGWAQGFVHNFPFTKALILLRDVAVKGVPLGDVAASGELAALAVNTAVYLFLGIAVFAWSERKARDWGTLNQY, via the coding sequence GTGAACCTGGCGAAGCTGTTCTGGGCCGAGGTCGTCCGCGAGTTCACGCTGCTGTTTCGCTATCCCCTCGAGACGGTTTCGCGGCTCATCTGGAACCTGGGCTTCGCGCTGCTCATCTTCTACGGCTTCGAGGCGGTCGTGGGCCCGGGCGCGGGCAGCCTCCCCGGCTTCGAGGAGGGCAATCGCGGCCGCCTGCTGGGCCTCTTGACCACCTACATCGCGATGAACGGGCTCAACAACGCCGCGGAACTCCTGGCCGAGGAGGTCCAGACCGGCACGCTCGAGCAGGCGGCGCTCTCGCCGCCGCCGCTGACCGTGGTGGTCCTGCTGCGGGATCTCGCGTCGTTCGTCGAGATGCTCGCCCGGTTCGCCCTGGTGCTCTTCATCGCGGCCTTCATCACCGGCGTGACGTTCCACTGGGACGTGCCGGCCATCGCCCTGCTGCTGACGCTCATGTACCTTGGCACCGAGGGCATCGGCCTGGCGCTCGGCGGCGCGGCGCTGCTCTACAAGCGCATCGCCACCCTGTCGCAGTTCGCCATCATGCTGGTCTTCGGCCTGGCCATGTTCCCGCTGGAAGCCGTCCCGGGCTGGGCGCAGGGCTTCGTGCACAACTTCCCGTTCACCAAGGCGCTCATCCTCCTGCGCGACGTGGCCGTCAAGGGCGTGCCCCTGGGCGACGTGGCGGCTTCGGGCGAGCTGGCGGCCCTGGCGGTCAACACCGCGGTCTACCTCTTCCTGGGCATCGCGGTCTTCGCGTGGTCCGAGCGCAAGGCGCGGGACTGGGGGACGCTCAACCAGTATTGA